One genomic region from Rhodopirellula bahusiensis encodes:
- a CDS encoding RDD family protein, producing MKLKCPGCSKLLQVPDTAAGKTVKCPCGKQLRVPAPKATASTGATRPTAAPTRPAASARSPQPAASPLGADAGLFDELTETDLSPVAVAPKPGMMPTASSGGGHNPYASSLHEASNSVATTSDKFASQNKRFLNYFIDGIFVQVFSFGIGIVVGFGFIAMYGVEMTPEQEATMGLVSTGLGLGFFAFYYVFMEAIFGATLAKFITKTRVVSVDGDKAGFGKILGRSLARMIPFDPLSYLFGDNRVGWHDSLSGTRVIDLKKV from the coding sequence ATGAAATTGAAATGCCCGGGTTGTTCCAAACTGCTCCAAGTTCCTGACACGGCTGCGGGCAAGACCGTGAAATGCCCGTGCGGGAAGCAGTTGCGTGTCCCCGCTCCAAAAGCAACCGCATCAACTGGCGCGACCCGGCCGACCGCGGCTCCAACAAGACCTGCCGCTTCGGCCCGAAGTCCACAGCCCGCTGCCAGTCCTCTGGGGGCCGACGCTGGGTTGTTTGACGAACTCACCGAAACCGACCTTTCCCCGGTCGCCGTGGCTCCCAAACCCGGAATGATGCCAACCGCGTCCAGCGGCGGAGGCCACAACCCATACGCATCGTCACTGCACGAAGCATCGAACTCAGTGGCAACCACGTCGGACAAATTCGCATCACAGAATAAACGATTCCTCAACTACTTCATCGATGGAATCTTCGTCCAAGTCTTCTCGTTCGGAATCGGGATCGTTGTCGGATTCGGTTTCATCGCGATGTACGGCGTCGAAATGACTCCTGAACAAGAAGCGACGATGGGACTCGTTTCGACCGGTCTGGGGCTTGGCTTCTTCGCCTTCTACTACGTGTTCATGGAAGCGATCTTCGGGGCAACACTCGCCAAATTCATTACGAAAACACGAGTCGTTTCGGTCGACGGTGACAAAGCCGGCTTCGGAAAGATTCTCGGCCGAAGTTTGGCCCGGATGATCCCATTCGACCCGCTCTCTTACCTATTTGGTGACAACCGAGTCGGATGGCACGACTCCCTTTCCGGAACCCGCGTCATCGACCTCAAAAAGGTCTAG
- a CDS encoding TVP38/TMEM64 family protein, with product MNTSAPNESLPREQERVPKAPKPFWKRIFRVALPIVLLVGCWLAFQTSGDDLRQMHQRLGWIAPIVTIPLHAVVAAAPVPSDVIVIANGGLYSYPFAVFLGWLGWFLGSILEFLTIRLLTGVESAEDSQKKMPTWLSRWPAGSPWFLVLGRQIPGVGAHLTAGVAAAGGVSFKRYSFWTAVGIVPGALLLSAIGAHLLGRV from the coding sequence GTGAACACCAGCGCCCCCAACGAAAGCCTGCCAAGAGAACAAGAACGCGTTCCCAAAGCCCCCAAACCATTCTGGAAGCGCATTTTTCGCGTGGCGTTGCCGATCGTGTTGCTGGTCGGTTGCTGGTTGGCGTTTCAAACCAGCGGCGATGACTTGCGTCAAATGCACCAGCGGTTGGGCTGGATCGCACCCATCGTCACCATCCCTTTGCACGCCGTTGTCGCCGCCGCACCGGTTCCCTCCGATGTGATCGTGATCGCCAACGGAGGCCTGTATTCGTACCCGTTTGCAGTCTTCCTGGGTTGGCTCGGATGGTTCCTCGGATCGATTCTGGAGTTCCTGACGATTCGCTTGCTGACCGGCGTGGAATCCGCGGAAGACTCACAGAAGAAGATGCCAACATGGTTGTCCCGTTGGCCGGCCGGCAGCCCCTGGTTTTTGGTTCTCGGCCGGCAGATTCCCGGTGTGGGCGCACACTTGACCGCCGGAGTCGCCGCTGCGGGCGGCGTGTCGTTCAAACGCTATTCGTTCTGGACCGCCGTGGGCATCGTCCCCGGTGCGTTGTTGCTTTCCGCGATCGGTGCTCATCTTCTCGGACGCGTTTAG